A single region of the Pseudorhizobium banfieldiae genome encodes:
- a CDS encoding type IV secretion system protein B4, which translates to MPRDGIADDVPEVTDALDPLTALPAWVKGEKRLSSMLPYVSLVTDRTIRTRGNELMQCIRLEGVNSTTSEDAHLDRIGGLLAGIVAQVGTEFSFYLHKVSKAVDATLPPIPGEGFAAAVDQRWRAHLGRSGLRDKTLTLTVLKRPEASSRLPFGLGASRARHAADTTRRLRKLDEVVGFLLSSFDELKPRLLAASTGELLGFLGSLNTGEEHPLFPRSRFGVIAEDVANTRVTFRGTTIALSDGAVGDKLGAIFAVKNYPAKTDSLMLDELNLPVDMVVTHSFVPINANIMAGRIKRQLRLMQAANDGAVSLAQELELAQDDLESKRLIFGEHHMTVAVYALSQAALDDIAAEIRNISATSGINLISEAFGARAHFMAQHPGNTGARSRKAAITNHNFADLATFHRTPLGKTGREVPWGVPITLFPTPERSGFRFNFHEQGAPDREPTGGHTLILGRPGSGKSVLAAFLMTMARRAGARVFVFDYRAGIEMAVRALGGSYSTVRAGRPTGLNPLQTEIDVRGQAWLADWLASLLERRDRPLTPVQTNRLQEVVRQNASAGHAGLRNWSDFASLLVSTDDEGDLFERMQEWTVDGRYGWIFGANADDTFQIGGSTDADVAGFDLTGILDSESERERMAVLSYLFRRIERVIEDRKPTIIVIDEAWKALDNAYFAERLSNWLVTARKQNAVVVMMTQYASQLERTRTGKTIVEAVPTQVLLPNIRASAADYAILGLSEKELDVLLGVGSTSRLALVRDDRGSVVIDADLSALGPLVTILGGMEKGEALVGPDYRDRPDFWRVT; encoded by the coding sequence ATGCCCCGTGATGGAATTGCCGATGACGTGCCAGAAGTGACAGACGCGCTCGATCCGCTGACCGCGCTGCCCGCATGGGTCAAGGGCGAGAAGCGGCTCTCGTCCATGCTGCCCTATGTGAGCCTTGTCACCGACCGGACGATCCGGACCCGTGGCAATGAGCTGATGCAATGCATCCGGCTCGAAGGGGTGAACAGCACCACGAGCGAGGATGCCCATCTCGACCGGATCGGCGGGCTTCTCGCGGGCATCGTCGCGCAGGTCGGAACCGAGTTCTCCTTCTACCTGCACAAGGTCTCGAAAGCGGTCGACGCAACCCTGCCGCCCATCCCGGGCGAGGGCTTCGCGGCGGCCGTCGACCAGCGCTGGCGTGCGCATCTGGGCCGGTCGGGCCTGCGCGACAAGACGCTGACCCTGACGGTCCTGAAGCGCCCCGAGGCGAGCAGCCGCCTGCCCTTCGGTCTGGGGGCGTCCCGCGCGCGACACGCGGCGGACACCACCCGCCGCTTGCGCAAGCTCGATGAGGTCGTGGGATTTCTGCTGTCGTCCTTCGATGAGTTGAAGCCCCGCCTGCTTGCCGCCAGCACTGGAGAGCTTCTGGGCTTCCTCGGCTCCCTCAACACTGGCGAGGAGCACCCGCTCTTCCCCCGGTCGCGCTTCGGTGTGATCGCCGAGGACGTGGCCAATACCCGCGTCACCTTCCGCGGCACGACCATCGCGCTCTCGGACGGTGCCGTTGGCGACAAGCTCGGGGCGATCTTCGCGGTGAAGAACTACCCCGCCAAGACCGATAGCCTGATGCTCGACGAGTTGAATCTGCCCGTCGACATGGTCGTCACGCACTCTTTTGTGCCGATCAACGCCAACATCATGGCGGGCCGGATCAAGCGGCAGCTGCGCCTGATGCAGGCCGCCAATGACGGAGCCGTCAGCCTCGCACAGGAGCTAGAACTCGCGCAGGACGATCTGGAATCCAAGCGCCTGATCTTCGGCGAGCATCACATGACTGTGGCCGTCTATGCGCTCAGCCAGGCTGCCCTTGACGATATCGCGGCAGAGATTCGCAACATCTCCGCCACCTCCGGCATTAACCTGATCTCGGAAGCCTTCGGGGCGCGGGCGCATTTCATGGCGCAGCATCCAGGGAATACCGGGGCGCGAAGCCGCAAGGCCGCCATCACGAACCACAACTTCGCCGATCTCGCTACCTTCCACCGCACGCCGCTTGGCAAGACCGGCAGGGAAGTCCCCTGGGGCGTGCCAATCACGCTTTTCCCAACGCCCGAGCGCAGCGGGTTCCGCTTCAACTTCCACGAACAGGGCGCGCCGGATCGTGAGCCGACAGGTGGCCACACGCTGATCCTGGGCCGTCCCGGCTCCGGCAAATCCGTACTGGCGGCCTTCCTGATGACCATGGCACGGCGGGCAGGTGCGCGGGTCTTCGTATTCGACTATCGCGCGGGCATAGAGATGGCCGTCCGCGCGCTCGGCGGCAGCTATTCGACCGTGCGGGCGGGACGCCCCACGGGCCTCAATCCGCTCCAGACCGAGATCGACGTGCGGGGCCAGGCATGGCTTGCTGATTGGCTCGCGAGCCTCTTGGAGCGGCGCGATCGACCGCTAACCCCGGTTCAGACCAACCGATTGCAGGAAGTCGTGCGCCAGAACGCGAGCGCAGGACATGCGGGCCTACGGAACTGGTCCGACTTCGCCTCGCTCCTCGTCTCAACCGATGACGAGGGCGATCTCTTCGAGCGGATGCAGGAATGGACGGTCGACGGTCGCTACGGCTGGATCTTCGGGGCGAATGCAGACGATACGTTCCAAATCGGGGGCAGCACCGACGCTGATGTCGCGGGCTTTGACCTCACCGGCATCCTCGATTCCGAGAGTGAGCGGGAACGCATGGCGGTCCTCTCCTACCTCTTCCGCCGAATCGAGCGGGTGATCGAGGACCGCAAGCCCACCATCATCGTCATCGACGAGGCATGGAAAGCCCTCGACAACGCCTACTTCGCGGAGCGGCTCTCGAACTGGCTGGTGACCGCCCGCAAGCAGAACGCCGTCGTCGTGATGATGACGCAATATGCCAGCCAGCTCGAGCGCACGCGCACCGGCAAGACCATCGTGGAAGCGGTGCCGACCCAGGTGCTTCTGCCCAACATCCGCGCCTCGGCTGCGGATTACGCGATACTCGGTCTCAGCGAGAAAGAACTCGACGTGCTTTTGGGCGTCGGCTCGACCTCGCGGCTCGCGCTCGTGCGCGATGACCGAGGTTCGGTGGTGATCGATGCCGATCTCAGCGCCCTCGGCCCCCTCGTGACCATCCTTGGCGGCATGGAGAAAGGCGAGGCCCTTGTCGGCCCCGACTACCGTGACCGCCCCGATTTCTGGAGAGTGACATGA
- a CDS encoding type IV secretion system protein VirB3 encodes MSDQSRVFIGLLRPPKLMGLPIMYAMVWLFGSTLLFLWVQSWVVAVFAGLAWPALWKAADWDPNFLDVLVITLQETPPTANRKLHWGDSYAP; translated from the coding sequence ATGTCCGACCAGTCCCGCGTGTTCATCGGCCTTCTCAGGCCACCCAAGCTGATGGGCTTGCCGATCATGTACGCCATGGTCTGGCTCTTCGGCTCGACGCTTCTGTTCCTCTGGGTGCAGAGCTGGGTGGTGGCCGTCTTCGCGGGGCTGGCCTGGCCAGCGCTTTGGAAGGCCGCGGACTGGGATCCGAACTTTCTCGATGTCCTTGTGATCACCTTGCAGGAAACCCCGCCCACGGCGAACCGCAAGCTGCACTGGGGCGACAGCTATGCCCCGTGA
- a CDS encoding TrbC/VirB2 family protein: MTPRPSTVALGAMALIVLAGPALAQSIDLSPVQTLLQGIVDAITGPLGIVIGTLALIGVFLSWLFGILDFRQALWVVVAIAGIAAAPTIVAAIWTT, from the coding sequence ATGACACCGAGACCTTCGACCGTTGCGCTCGGCGCGATGGCCCTTATCGTGCTGGCGGGTCCAGCGCTCGCGCAGAGCATCGACCTCTCGCCCGTGCAGACCCTGCTTCAAGGCATTGTCGATGCAATTACCGGTCCCTTGGGGATCGTGATTGGCACGCTCGCACTGATCGGGGTGTTCCTTTCCTGGCTCTTCGGCATCCTCGACTTCCGTCAGGCGCTCTGGGTCGTGGTTGCAATCGCGGGCATCGCCGCAGCACCCACCATCGTCGCCGCCATCTGGACCACCTGA
- a CDS encoding lytic transglycosylase domain-containing protein — MAASATPRLWSKAADRATALVVALGTGVCSAPPALADGFIFQVRPDGRLISTSQEANGRLFLFAEPRVPDATSETAIPARSAARATPEILQAIETTALRYAGHGALRRAGISVTDWALLYRANIEVESAYNPAARSPVGAIGLGQLMPDTARDLGVDPHDIAQNLDGSARYLLMMLDQFGEGSLALAAYNAGPEAVTRHGGIPPFRETQGHVARVTAVFERLRGDLS; from the coding sequence GTGGCCGCGAGCGCCACGCCGCGCCTCTGGTCGAAGGCAGCTGACCGCGCAACTGCGCTCGTCGTTGCTTTGGGTACAGGCGTTTGTTCCGCGCCCCCGGCCCTGGCCGACGGTTTCATCTTCCAGGTCCGCCCCGACGGCCGATTGATTTCCACTTCTCAAGAGGCAAACGGGCGTCTTTTTCTCTTCGCAGAACCTCGCGTTCCTGACGCAACGAGCGAGACAGCGATCCCGGCTCGATCTGCCGCCCGCGCCACCCCAGAAATCCTCCAGGCGATCGAGACCACGGCTCTACGGTATGCCGGGCATGGTGCGCTGCGTCGCGCAGGGATTTCCGTCACGGATTGGGCGCTCCTTTACCGAGCCAACATCGAAGTCGAGAGCGCGTACAATCCCGCAGCGCGTAGCCCTGTTGGCGCCATTGGCCTTGGGCAGCTCATGCCGGACACGGCCCGCGACCTCGGTGTGGACCCACACGACATTGCGCAGAACCTCGACGGATCAGCCCGCTACCTGCTGATGATGCTCGACCAGTTCGGCGAGGGCTCTCTGGCCCTTGCGGCCTACAACGCTGGTCCGGAGGCGGTCACACGTCACGGCGGCATCCCCCCTTTTCGCGAAACCCAAGGGCATGTGGCCCGTGTGACCGCCGTATTTGAGCGGCTCAGAGGAGATCTTTCATGA
- a CDS encoding type II toxin-antitoxin system RelE/ParE family toxin produces MTIRLSGQAKSDLEEIRTYTVETWGRDQWLVYYRQLVTAFERITGDPDAGRDRSLFVPGMRSVNCQRHVIFYKRLDAADGAAVILRIVHQRRNMPALVYYEDLDGG; encoded by the coding sequence ATGACTATTCGGCTTTCCGGACAGGCCAAGTCCGACCTCGAAGAGATACGCACCTACACCGTCGAGACATGGGGCAGGGACCAATGGCTCGTCTATTACCGCCAGTTGGTCACCGCCTTCGAGCGGATCACTGGGGATCCCGACGCGGGCCGGGACAGGAGTCTCTTTGTCCCGGGGATGCGGTCCGTCAATTGCCAGCGTCACGTGATCTTCTACAAGCGGCTCGATGCGGCGGATGGCGCGGCCGTCATCCTGCGCATCGTGCATCAGCGCCGCAACATGCCCGCGCTCGTCTACTACGAGGATCTCGACGGCGGTTAA
- a CDS encoding type II toxin-antitoxin system ParD family antitoxin — MPNVHLTEPMQKYVQAQIESGAYANLSEVVRAGVRMLMEKDGARQFYALKADLEMAATLAENGDFAEFDAQAFEPDAFDR, encoded by the coding sequence ATGCCAAACGTCCACCTGACCGAACCGATGCAGAAATATGTGCAGGCGCAGATCGAGTCCGGCGCCTACGCCAATCTGAGCGAAGTCGTTCGCGCCGGCGTAAGGATGCTGATGGAGAAGGATGGCGCACGGCAGTTCTACGCCCTCAAGGCCGATCTCGAGATGGCAGCCACCCTGGCCGAAAATGGGGACTTCGCCGAGTTCGATGCCCAAGCCTTCGAACCGGATGCGTTTGATCGCTGA
- a CDS encoding WYL domain-containing protein, translating to MSLKALKHAQRERILFLDQCLTWRGQANRRDLIERFNISMAQAAVDFRTYLSLTNTPPVYDAAEKAYFSTGDHCTLTEVGPEQVFELLDGKATSLGASIPLPTRVMDSTVVAQLYRAMKGERDIQITYTSMRSGLSDPQWISPVQFHFDGEAIYLRAWSYNHEAYRDYLPIRITKQTEMKTRKRPAPLPFDTDWNSLVRLWIRPRSDLSDAQARAVRLEYGFDDKTHLLIETRKALVFYVVRRWRLSQETARLELEMTEQLDT from the coding sequence GAGGTCAGGCGAACCGCCGCGACTTGATAGAACGCTTCAATATCTCGATGGCACAGGCTGCCGTTGACTTTCGAACCTATCTTTCTCTGACGAATACGCCGCCAGTCTACGATGCCGCAGAGAAGGCCTATTTTTCGACCGGCGACCACTGCACATTGACTGAGGTTGGCCCGGAACAAGTTTTCGAATTGCTTGATGGCAAGGCGACATCGCTTGGCGCGAGCATCCCGCTTCCCACTCGCGTGATGGATTCGACCGTCGTCGCACAGCTCTACCGCGCCATGAAGGGCGAACGAGACATCCAGATTACCTACACCTCGATGAGAAGCGGCCTCTCCGACCCGCAGTGGATCAGCCCAGTTCAGTTTCATTTTGACGGAGAGGCAATTTATCTCCGCGCCTGGAGCTATAATCACGAGGCGTACCGCGATTATCTCCCAATACGAATAACGAAACAAACCGAGATGAAAACGCGGAAGAGGCCTGCTCCCCTGCCTTTTGACACGGACTGGAACAGCTTGGTGCGCTTGTGGATACGCCCGCGTTCAGATCTATCCGATGCACAAGCGCGAGCCGTCCGGCTGGAGTACGGCTTTGACGACAAGACGCATTTACTAATCGAAACGCGCAAGGCGCTCGTGTTTTATGTCGTTAGACGATGGCGACTGAGTCAGGAAACTGCGCGGCTCGAGTTGGAAATGACGGAACAGTTGGATACCTGA